The following coding sequences lie in one Micropterus dolomieu isolate WLL.071019.BEF.003 ecotype Adirondacks linkage group LG15, ASM2129224v1, whole genome shotgun sequence genomic window:
- the dennd10 gene encoding DENN domain-containing protein 10, translating to MAATETQLMLSVGLIEKDVNGDTLWVWCYPSVGSDLRQVLLSKCCLTHDGRDFHTFVFGQFCRTWYYITTVEVQEPTALNKVTHFSIVVTAKDFNPEKYAALSRILCRMYIKHGSPVKMMEAYVTVLTKGICQSDENGSFLIKDYDVRKAYLAGSVKDVVSQFGMETIILYTALMLKKRIVVHHPRIEALLEFTRVLPTLTWHRKDWSILHPYVHLTDIELEDLKKCPGYVAGFVDPEVSNRSDLFDVYVNLPDSVITVSQSAKEAMAMGKLHKDIGHLIVQSAEDAERSDSQVIKDISVKTKEVLANLVALADECEDSKITLEGLKQRHFPPATENFLFHLAAAEQLLRI from the exons ATGGCAGCAACTGAAACGCAGCTTATGTTAAGCGTCGGATTAATCG AGAAAGATGTGAATGGAGACACACTGTGGGTGTGGTGCTACCCCTCTGTGGGCTCAGACCTGAGGCAAGTCCTGCTCAGCAAGTGCTGTCTGACACACGACGGCCGGGATTTCCACACCTTTGTGTTTGGTCAGTTCTGCCGTACCTGGTACTACATCACCACAGTGGAGGTACAGGAACCCACAGCACTAAACAAG GTCACTCATTTTTCAATCGTTGTTACAGCAAAAGACTTCAACCCTGAGAAGTATGCTGCACTTAGTAGAATACTCTGCAG gaTGTATATCAAACATGGCAGTCCAGTGAAAATGATGGAGGCTTATGTCACCGTTCTCACCAAAGGAATCTGCCAGAGTGATGAGAACGGCTCATTTCTGATTAAGGACTATGATGTCCGGAAAGCGTACTTGGCTGGTTCGGTCAAAG ATGTGGTGTCTCAGTTTGGCATGGAGACTATCATCCTGTACACCGCTCTCATGCTGAAGAAGAGGATCGTTGTCCATCACCCTCGGATTGAAGCGTTGTTGGAGTTTACAAG AGTTCTGCCGACTCTGACATGGCACAGGAAAGACTGGTCCATCTTGCACCCGTATGTGCACCTGACTGATATTGAACTAGAGGATCTCAAGAAATGTCCTG GATATGTAGCAGGATTTGTGGATCCAGAAGTGAGCAACAGATCAGACTTGTTTGATGTGTATGTGAACCTCCCAGACAGTGTCATCACAGTGTCCCAGAGTGCCAAAG AGGCCATGGCTATGGGGAAGTTACACAAGGACATCGGCCACCTTATTGTCCAGTCTGCTGAGGATGCTGAGAGGTCAGATAGTCAGGTCATTAAG GATATTTCTGTCAAGACAAAAGAGGTCCTTGCCAACTTGGTGGCCCTGGCTGACGAGTGTGAAGACTCTAAAATCACACTGGAAGGTTTGAAGCAGCGTCATTTCCCTCCGGCGACAGAaaacttcctctttcatttgGCAGCTGCCGAGCAGCTCCTGCGGATATAA